The proteins below come from a single Saimiri boliviensis isolate mSaiBol1 chromosome 16, mSaiBol1.pri, whole genome shotgun sequence genomic window:
- the UBE2L5 gene encoding ubiquitin-conjugating enzyme E2 L5 yields the protein MAASSRLMKELEEIRNCRMENFRNIQVDEANLFTWQGLIVPDNPPYDKGAFRIEINFPAEYPFKPPKITFKTKIYHPNIDEKGQVCLPVISAENWKPATKTDQVIQSLIALVNDPQPEHPLRADLAEEYSKDRKKFYKNAEEFTRKYGEKRPVD from the coding sequence ATGGCGGCCAGCAGCAGGCTGATGAAGGAGCTTGAAGAAATCCGCAACTGTAGAATGGAAAACTTCCGTAACATCCAGGTTGACGAAGCTAATTTATTTACTTGGCAAGGGCTTATTGTTCCTGACAACCCTCCATATGATAAGGGGGCCTTCAGAATCGAAATCAACTTTCCGGCCGAGTACCCATTCAAACCACCGAAGAtcacatttaaaacaaagatcTATCACCCGAACATCGACGAAAAGGGGCAGGTCTGTCTGCCAGTCATTAGTGCTGAAAACTGGAAGCCAGCAACCAAAACCGACCAAGTAATCCAGTCCCTCATAGCGCTGGTGAATGACCCCCAGCCCGAGCACCCGCTTCGGGCTGACCTAGCTGAGGAATACTCTAAGGACCGTAAAAAATTCTATAAGAATGCTGAAGAGTTTACAAGGAAATATGGGGAAAAGCGACCTGTGGACTAA